Proteins encoded together in one Pseudomonadota bacterium window:
- a CDS encoding TonB-dependent receptor, whose product MVAMGGAAKAQEAPQTQDTQAGASVTPDDGPLADDDIVVVTGSQIRGAQVDDVLPVTVVDEKLIEDIDPASGDEIFRAIPQAGSVEFNEQSTAGGVNGARGDIASINLRGLGTGNTLTLINGRRMLLNPGFQTELFVPVVSADANTIAPASVRRVEVLRDGASAVYGADAVAGVVNTILRSNREGGFLQGNYRASDGTGLFSYQLNGGLGFDFAEGRANFTVYGGYFYENGALATERDFSRSSDLRRFVEGTPFEGDTQFDNRSINSPFGAFDIQGSSATSSNTTVLRDDDFHIQPCALFGPSGQPGDGRFIDLGGGLCADNGGTIDRDIRYDIGADRQLFSQKQRINVQTLFNYELSDSTEFFFEGSYYRSEASRQREQNTMLSAVPLGIEATAFWNPLGPETLADGSPNPNRVTNGLGPGVGPEGRALLLEDYRFIDAGPRQGTITKDEFRLVAGLRGQIGGWDYDTALLYAQANTTDLTRNRISGTLVQDAINRTDATAYNPFNGGCFGNVGVASNSGDCTPNDQAIIDAITVDVFRKGETTLALADFKVSRPDVFELPAGGVGIAAGVEFRRETFEDDRDPRLDGTITFTNAVNGDTFGSDVVGSSPSPDTSGNREVYSAFAEALIPIVSDDMDIPLINELELQIAARFEDFSDSSSAFVPRAAVAWRPVRDILLRGAWSQGFRAPNLIQINDAGTTRSNSVRRAVECVAEIIQGISEDVPDCGTQGTIDFRSGARDLEPEDTESLNFGIVLTPSFIPGLTITADYWRVEQEGIIGIFGNQNALLLDLVERLQGGFNPNVVRAAPTQEELDLYAGTGINPAGDIIQILNPYRNLDGRTSDGLDFGLFYDFDTSLGEFQLQFNAARLLGFEQLAGPDAEPLFTELTGLLQNIPELSVGDVAALQPINFGELLEIDGRPKWRFTGAIRWESGPVRVNVFGRYVGSVLDPSAQQNDTAELFRVDDWFTMNFGISYRIDNDTALSGTRIRFGINNIFNEAPPIADESFGFYGSLHNARGRQFSFDIRKAF is encoded by the coding sequence AAAGGCGCAGGAAGCTCCACAGACACAGGATACGCAGGCAGGCGCCAGCGTTACGCCTGACGACGGACCGCTGGCCGATGATGACATTGTTGTTGTTACCGGGTCGCAGATTCGTGGCGCGCAGGTCGATGACGTTCTGCCGGTTACGGTGGTTGATGAAAAGCTGATCGAGGATATTGATCCGGCTTCTGGCGACGAGATTTTCCGCGCCATTCCCCAGGCGGGTTCGGTGGAATTTAACGAACAGAGCACGGCGGGCGGCGTGAACGGTGCCAGGGGTGATATTGCCTCGATCAATCTGCGTGGCCTGGGCACCGGCAACACACTGACATTGATCAACGGGCGGCGAATGCTTCTGAATCCGGGGTTTCAGACCGAACTTTTCGTCCCGGTCGTATCAGCCGATGCCAACACCATCGCGCCTGCCAGTGTGCGCCGGGTCGAAGTGCTGCGTGACGGCGCATCAGCGGTCTATGGTGCCGATGCTGTTGCCGGCGTGGTCAACACCATATTGCGCAGCAACCGCGAGGGCGGCTTCCTCCAGGGCAATTACCGCGCCTCGGACGGCACCGGCCTGTTCAGCTATCAGCTCAATGGCGGACTGGGCTTTGACTTTGCCGAAGGCCGCGCCAATTTCACCGTTTATGGCGGTTATTTCTACGAGAATGGTGCGCTGGCGACCGAGCGCGACTTTTCCCGTTCGAGTGACCTCAGGCGCTTCGTCGAGGGGACGCCATTTGAGGGCGATACCCAGTTCGACAACCGCTCGATCAACTCGCCCTTTGGCGCTTTCGATATCCAGGGATCAAGCGCCACATCATCCAATACTACGGTGTTGCGCGATGATGACTTTCACATTCAGCCATGCGCTCTTTTTGGTCCATCGGGCCAGCCCGGCGATGGCCGCTTCATCGATCTGGGCGGCGGGCTATGCGCCGATAATGGCGGCACGATCGACCGGGATATCCGCTATGATATCGGCGCCGATCGCCAGCTTTTCAGTCAGAAACAGCGCATCAACGTCCAGACGCTGTTCAACTATGAGCTGAGCGACAGCACCGAGTTCTTCTTCGAAGGGTCCTATTATCGTTCGGAAGCCTCGCGCCAGCGTGAACAGAACACCATGCTTTCGGCTGTTCCCCTCGGCATCGAGGCCACCGCCTTCTGGAACCCGCTGGGACCGGAAACGCTGGCGGATGGTTCGCCCAATCCCAACCGTGTCACCAACGGGCTTGGCCCGGGCGTAGGACCGGAAGGCCGGGCGCTGCTGCTGGAGGATTATCGCTTTATCGATGCCGGACCGCGCCAGGGCACCATAACCAAGGATGAATTCCGCCTGGTTGCCGGCCTGCGCGGCCAGATTGGCGGATGGGACTATGATACCGCCCTGCTTTATGCCCAGGCCAACACCACCGACCTGACCCGGAACCGCATTTCGGGCACGCTGGTCCAGGATGCCATCAACCGCACCGATGCCACCGCCTATAATCCGTTCAATGGCGGCTGTTTCGGAAATGTCGGCGTTGCTTCAAATTCGGGTGATTGTACTCCCAATGACCAGGCCATCATCGATGCGATCACTGTCGATGTCTTCCGCAAGGGCGAGACGACATTGGCGCTGGCCGACTTCAAGGTTTCCCGTCCCGATGTTTTTGAACTGCCTGCCGGAGGTGTCGGCATAGCGGCGGGTGTGGAATTTCGCCGCGAGACATTTGAGGATGATCGTGACCCACGGCTCGATGGCACCATCACCTTCACCAACGCGGTCAATGGCGATACGTTCGGCAGCGACGTGGTCGGTTCCAGTCCGTCGCCCGATACCAGCGGCAATCGCGAGGTGTATTCGGCCTTTGCCGAAGCTCTGATACCCATCGTTTCCGACGATATGGACATTCCGCTCATCAATGAACTGGAACTGCAGATCGCGGCGCGCTTTGAAGACTTTTCCGATTCATCCAGCGCTTTTGTTCCGCGTGCGGCGGTGGCGTGGCGTCCGGTTCGTGACATCCTGCTGCGTGGTGCCTGGTCACAGGGCTTCCGTGCGCCGAACCTGATCCAGATCAACGATGCCGGCACGACGCGTTCCAACTCGGTGCGGCGCGCGGTGGAATGCGTTGCCGAGATCATTCAGGGCATCTCTGAAGATGTTCCGGATTGCGGCACCCAGGGCACCATCGACTTCCGCTCCGGCGCACGTGACCTGGAGCCGGAGGATACTGAAAGCCTCAACTTCGGCATTGTCCTGACACCCAGCTTCATTCCCGGTCTGACGATTACTGCCGATTACTGGCGGGTCGAACAGGAAGGGATTATCGGTATTTTCGGCAACCAGAATGCACTGCTTCTGGACCTTGTCGAGCGGCTTCAGGGCGGTTTCAACCCCAATGTCGTTCGCGCCGCACCGACGCAGGAAGAGCTGGATCTCTATGCCGGCACCGGGATCAACCCGGCCGGGGACATCATCCAGATCCTCAATCCCTACCGAAATCTCGACGGTCGCACCTCTGATGGTCTGGACTTTGGCCTTTTCTACGATTTCGACACCAGCCTTGGCGAATTTCAGCTACAGTTCAATGCGGCACGCCTGCTTGGTTTCGAGCAGCTTGCCGGGCCTGATGCAGAGCCGCTCTTCACCGAGCTGACCGGCTTGCTGCAGAATATCCCGGAGCTTTCGGTCGGCGATGTCGCGGCGCTGCAGCCGATCAACTTCGGCGAATTGCTCGAGATTGATGGCCGCCCTAAATGGCGCTTTACCGGTGCCATACGTTGGGAAAGCGGGCCGGTCCGGGTCAATGTCTTCGGTCGCTATGTCGGCAGCGTGCTTGATCCGAGCGCGCAGCAAAATGATACGGCCGAGCTTTTCCGGGTCGATGACTGGTTCACCATGAACTTCGGTATCAGCTATCGTATCGACAACGACACCGCATTGAGTGGAACACGCATCCGTTTCGGTATCAACAACATCTTCAACGAGGCACCGCCCATTGCCGATGAAAGCTTTGGTTTTTATGGCAGTCTGCACAATGCACGCGGGCGGCAATTCTCCTTTGATATCCGCAAGGCTTTCTGA